Proteins from a genomic interval of Pectinophora gossypiella chromosome 4, ilPecGoss1.1, whole genome shotgun sequence:
- the LOC126366348 gene encoding 50S ribosomal protein L27: MSFNPISFKNTSISVVKEFVRYASKKTGGSTKNTNCKTKPKHRGWKVQDGHNVQAGKMLATQNSTRFHPGLNVGFGRNGTLFAMEAGKVVVTCEKFDPYYGHPWVQRFYGGREGQIIYKKYYNVIPEPQHQRFKLIEEI, encoded by the exons ATGTCATTTAATCCGATTTCCTTCAAAAATACGAGCATTTCTGTTGTAAAAG AATTCGTTCGCTATGCGAGTAAAAAAACTGGAGGCAGTACAAAGAATACAAATTGCAAGACGAAGCCCAAACACCGCGGCTGGAAGGTGCAGGATGGGCATAATGTTCAGGCTGGCAAGATGCTAGCCACACAGAACTCCACCAGGTTTCACCCTGGTCTGAAT GTGGGATTCGGTCGAAATGGCACTCTGTTTGCTATGGAAGCCGGTAAAGTGGTTGTGACTTGTGAGAAATTTGACCCGTACTATGGACATCCTTGGGTACAACGGTTCTATGGTGGACGGGAAGGCCAAATTATATACAAGAAATATTACAATGTCATACCTGAACCCCAACACCAACGGTTCAAGTTGATTGAAGAGATTTAG
- the LOC126366290 gene encoding uncharacterized protein LOC126366290 isoform X1: MFRLYYFYLQSLLLNILSTECQITPYNNSLSKDLCFQTLNTNRFKRIARTHELLDMFFEPQIKRRGKTMVEKNKQPEKKGIEENYNVVEMEKSISKNDISNSYYNTNILRTKILDVTCYGTTTQFQFHDLVAYQVTRFKTTRLISHKVEKIDYCSSTGRMEVYVTFRIKNIPKLVIENARFSLRILKYPDFWVLPTQWRASREITINIRDHPNDWYMNCPDAKLNATTEEEIAYDKEKCWFNFSCSSSSLQDRHRIVLYGIAGHLAVKAQPGTAITVPPYPMITPTSAATTTTTTTTTTTTTTTTTTTTTTTTTTTTTTTTTTTTTTTTPRPTTTTTANASTTDPNNDDDNSTSPDEQERKNDKSKRRTFIIVTILSFFFGFFFFFFVYKIIRIFI, encoded by the exons ATGTTTCGTCTATATTATTTCTATTTGCAATCATTGTTACTAAATATCTTGTCGACAGAATGTCAGATAACACCGTATAATAATAGTTTGAGCAAAGACTTATGCTTCCAGACACTGA acACAAATAGATTCAAGCGCATTGCTAGAACTCACGAATTACTGGATATGTTTTTTGAACCGCAAATCAAGAGACGTGGTAAAACAATggtagaaaaaaacaaacagccaGAAAAGAAAGGAATTGAAGAAAATTACAACGTTGTAGAAATGGAAAAGAGCATTTCTAAAAATGATATTAgtaattcatattataatactaacatattAAGGACGAAAATCTTGGATGTAACTTGTTATGGTACAACAACACAATTCCAATTTcatg ATCTTGTTGCGTATCAAGTTACGCGATTCAAAACTACAAGATTAATCTCGCATAAAGTAGAAAAAATTGATTATTGCTCTAGTACGGGTAGGATGGAAGTTTACGTTACatttagaataaagaatattccCAAACTTGTTATAGAGAACGCGAGGTTTTCGTTACGTATTTTGAAATATCCAGACTTCTGGGTTT TGCCGACTCAATGGCGAGCCTCTAGGGAAATAACGATAAATATCCGCGATCACCCGAACGACTGGTATATGAATTGTCCAGATGCAAAGTTGAATGCGACTACCGAAGAAGAGATAGCATATGACAAAGAAAAATGCTGGTTTAATTTCAGTTGCTCCTCTTCATCGTTACAAGACAGACATCGTATTGTACTATACGGCATAGCAGGTCATCTAGCG GTAAAAGCTCAGCCAGGCACAGCGATTACGGTTCCACCTTATCCAATGATAACGCCAACGTCAGCAGCGACAACGACTACAACTACGACAACTACGACTACGACAACAACGACTACGACTACGACTACAACTACAACTACGACAACGACAACGACGACTACGACGACGACTACCACGACAACGACAACTCCACGCCCAACGACAACAACAACTGCAAACGCTTCAACAACAGACCCCAACAACGACGATGACAACAGTACTTCCCCTGATGAACAGGAACGTAAAAACGATAAAAGTAAAAGGAGAACTTTTATTATTGTAACGATCTTATCGTTCTTTTTTggatttttcttcttcttttttgtatataaaattataagaatttttatttaa
- the LOC126366290 gene encoding uncharacterized protein LOC126366290 isoform X2, whose amino-acid sequence MFRLYYFYLQSLLLNILSTECQITPYNNSLSKDLCFQTLNTNRFKRIARTQELLDMFFEPQIKRHGKTMVEKNKQPEKKGIEENYNVVEMEKSISKNDISNSYYNTNILRTKILDVTCYGTTTQFQFHDLVAYQVTRFKTTRLISHKVEKIDYCSSTGRMEVYVTFRIKNIPKLVIENARFSLRILKYPDFWVLPTQWRASREITINIRDHPNDWYMNCPDAKLNATTEEEIAYDKEKCWFNFSCSSSSLQDRHRIVLYGIAGHLAVKAQPGTAITVPPYPMITPTSAATTTTTTTTTTTTTTTTTTTTTTTTTTTTTTTTTTTTTTTTPRPTTTTTANASTTDPNNDDDNSTSPDEQERKNDKSKRRTFIIVTILSFFFGFFFFFFVYKIIRIFI is encoded by the exons ATGTTTCGTCTATATTATTTCTATTTGCAATCATTGTTACTAAATATCTTGTCGACAGAATGTCAGATAACACCGTATAATAATAGTTTGAGCAAAGACTTATGCTTCCAGACACTGA ACACAAATAGATTCAAGCGCATTGCTAGAACTCAAGAATTACTGGATATGTTTTTTGAACCGCAAATCAAGAGACATGGTAAAACAATggtagaaaaaaacaaacagccaGAAAAGAAAGGAATTGAAGAAAATTACAACGTTGTAGAAATGGAAAAGAGCATTTCTAAAAATGATATTAgtaattcatattataatactaacatattAAGGACGAAAATCTTGGATGTAACTTGTTATGGTACAACAACACAATTCCAATTTcatg ATCTTGTTGCGTATCAAGTTACGCGATTCAAAACTACAAGATTAATCTCGCATAAAGTAGAAAAAATTGATTATTGCTCTAGTACGGGTAGGATGGAAGTTTACGTTACatttagaataaagaatattccCAAACTTGTTATAGAGAACGCGAGGTTTTCGTTACGTATTTTGAAATATCCAGACTTCTGGGTTT TGCCGACTCAATGGCGAGCCTCTAGGGAAATAACGATAAATATCCGCGATCACCCGAACGACTGGTATATGAATTGTCCAGATGCAAAGTTGAATGCGACTACCGAAGAAGAGATAGCATATGACAAAGAAAAATGCTGGTTTAATTTCAGTTGCTCCTCTTCATCGTTACAAGACAGACATCGTATTGTACTATACGGCATAGCAGGTCATCTAGCG GTAAAAGCTCAGCCAGGCACAGCGATTACGGTTCCACCTTATCCAATGATAACGCCAACGTCAGCAGCGACAACGACTACAACTACGACAACTACGACTACGACAACAACGACTACGACTACGACTACAACTACAACTACGACAACGACAACGACGACTACGACGACGACTACCACGACAACGACAACTCCACGCCCAACGACAACAACAACTGCAAACGCTTCAACAACAGACCCCAACAACGACGATGACAACAGTACTTCCCCTGATGAACAGGAACGTAAAAACGATAAAAGTAAAAGGAGAACTTTTATTATTGTAACGATCTTATCGTTCTTTTTTggatttttcttcttcttttttgtatataaaattataagaatttttatttaa
- the LOC126366290 gene encoding uncharacterized protein LOC126366290 isoform X5, producing the protein MFFEPQIKRHGKTMVEKNKQPEKKGIEENYNVVEMEKSISKNDISNSYYNTNILRTKILDVTCYGTTTQFQFHDLVAYQVTRFKTTRLISHKVEKIDYCSSTGRMEVYVTFRIKNIPKLVIENARFSLRILKYPDFWVLPTQWRASREITINIRDHPNDWYMNCPDAKLNATTEEEIAYDKEKCWFNFSCSSSSLQDRHRIVLYGIAGHLAVKAQPGTAITVPPYPMITPTSAATTTTTTTTTTTTTTTTTTTTTTTTTTTTTTTTTTTTTTTTPRPTTTTTANASTTDPNNDDDNSTSPDEQERKNDKSKRRTFIIVTILSFFFGFFFFFFVYKIIRIFI; encoded by the exons ATGTTTTTTGAACCGCAAATCAAGAGACATGGTAAAACAATggtagaaaaaaacaaacagccaGAAAAGAAAGGAATTGAAGAAAATTACAACGTTGTAGAAATGGAAAAGAGCATTTCTAAAAATGATATTAgtaattcatattataatactaacatattAAGGACGAAAATCTTGGATGTAACTTGTTATGGTACAACAACACAATTCCAATTTcatg ATCTTGTTGCGTATCAAGTTACGCGATTCAAAACTACAAGATTAATCTCGCATAAAGTAGAAAAAATTGATTATTGCTCTAGTACGGGTAGGATGGAAGTTTACGTTACatttagaataaagaatattccCAAACTTGTTATAGAGAACGCGAGGTTTTCGTTACGTATTTTGAAATATCCAGACTTCTGGGTTT TGCCGACTCAATGGCGAGCCTCTAGGGAAATAACGATAAATATCCGCGATCACCCGAACGACTGGTATATGAATTGTCCAGATGCAAAGTTGAATGCGACTACCGAAGAAGAGATAGCATATGACAAAGAAAAATGCTGGTTTAATTTCAGTTGCTCCTCTTCATCGTTACAAGACAGACATCGTATTGTACTATACGGCATAGCAGGTCATCTAGCG GTAAAAGCTCAGCCAGGCACAGCGATTACGGTTCCACCTTATCCAATGATAACGCCAACGTCAGCAGCGACAACGACTACAACTACGACAACTACGACTACGACAACAACGACTACGACTACGACTACAACTACAACTACGACAACGACAACGACGACTACGACGACGACTACCACGACAACGACAACTCCACGCCCAACGACAACAACAACTGCAAACGCTTCAACAACAGACCCCAACAACGACGATGACAACAGTACTTCCCCTGATGAACAGGAACGTAAAAACGATAAAAGTAAAAGGAGAACTTTTATTATTGTAACGATCTTATCGTTCTTTTTTggatttttcttcttcttttttgtatataaaattataagaatttttatttaa
- the LOC126366290 gene encoding uncharacterized protein LOC126366290 isoform X3, protein MFRLYYFYLQSLLLNILSTECQITPYNNSLSKDLCFQTLNTNRFKRIARTHELLDMFFEPQIKRRGKTMVEKNKQPEKKGIEENYNVVEMEKSISKNDISNSYYNTNILRTKILDVTCYGTTTQFQFHDLVAYQVTRFKTTRLISHKVEKIDYCSSTGRMEVYVTFRIKNIPKLVIENARFSLRILKYPDFWVLPTQWRASREITINIRDHPNDWYMNCPDAKLNATTEEEIAYDKEKCWFNFSCSSSSLQDRHRIVLYGIAGHLAVKAQPGTAITVPPYPMITPTSAATTTTTTTTTTTTTTTTTTTTTTTTTTTTTTTTTTTTTTTTPRPTTTTTANASTTDPNNDDDNSTSPDEQERKNDKSKRRTFIIVTILSFFFGFFFFFFVYKIIRIFI, encoded by the exons ATGTTTCGTCTATATTATTTCTATTTGCAATCATTGTTACTAAATATCTTGTCGACAGAATGTCAAATAACACCGTATAATAATAGTTTGAGCAAAGACTTATGCTTCCAGACACTGA acACAAATAGATTCAAGCGCATTGCTAGAACTCACGAATTACTGGATATGTTTTTTGAACCGCAAATCAAGAGACGTGGTAAAACAATggtagaaaaaaacaaacagccaGAAAAGAAAGGAATTGAAGAAAATTACAACGTTGTAGAAATGGAAAAGAGCATTTCTAAAAATGATATTAgtaattcatattataatactaacatattAAGGACGAAAATCTTGGATGTAACTTGTTATGGTACAACAACACAATTCCAATTTcatg ATCTTGTTGCGTATCAAGTTACGCGATTCAAAACTACAAGATTAATCTCGCATAAAGTAGAAAAAATTGATTATTGCTCTAGTACGGGTAGGATGGAAGTTTACGTTACatttagaataaagaatattccCAAACTTGTTATAGAGAACGCGAGGTTTTCGTTACGTATTTTGAAATATCCAGACTTCTGGGTTT TGCCGACTCAATGGCGAGCCTCTAGGGAAATAACGATAAATATCCGCGATCACCCGAACGACTGGTATATGAATTGTCCAGATGCAAAGTTGAATGCGACTACCGAAGAAGAGATAGCATATGACAAAGAAAAATGCTGGTTTAATTTCAGTTGCTCCTCTTCATCGTTACAAGACAGACATCGTATTGTACTATACGGCATAGCAGGTCATCTAGCG GTAAAAGCTCAGCCAGGCACAGCGATTACGGTTCCACCTTATCCAATGATAACGCCAACGTCAGCAGCGACAACGACTACAACTACGACAACTACGACTACGACAACAACGACTACGACTACGACTACAACTACAACTACGACAACGACAACGACGACTACGACGACGACTACCACGACAACGACAACTCCACGCCCAACGACAACAACAACTGCAAACGCTTCAACAACAGACCCCAACAACGACGATGACAACAGTACTTCCCCTGATGAACAGGAACGTAAAAACGATAAAAGTAAAAGGAGAACTTTTATTATTGTAACGATCTTATCGTTCTTTTTTggatttttcttcttcttttttgtatataaaattataagaatttttatttaa
- the LOC126366290 gene encoding uncharacterized protein LOC126366290 isoform X4: MFFEPQIKRRGKTMVEKNKQPEKKGIEENYNVVEMEKSISKNDISNSYYNTNILRTKILDVTCYGTTTQFQFHDLVAYQVTRFKTTRLISHKVEKIDYCSSTGRMEVYVTFRIKNIPKLVIENARFSLRILKYPDFWVLPTQWRASREITINIRDHPNDWYMNCPDAKLNATTEEEIAYDKEKCWFNFSCSSSSLQDRHRIVLYGIAGHLAVKAQPGTAITVPPYPMITPTSAATTTTTTTTTTTTTTTTTTTTTTTTTTTTTTTTTTTTTTTTPRPTTTTTANASTTDPNNDDDNSTSPDEQERKNDKSKRRTFIIVTILSFFFGFFFFFFVYKIIRIFI; encoded by the exons ATGTTTTTTGAACCGCAAATCAAGAGACGTGGTAAAACAATggtagaaaaaaacaaacagccaGAAAAGAAAGGAATTGAAGAAAATTACAACGTTGTAGAAATGGAAAAGAGCATTTCTAAAAATGATATTAgtaattcatattataatactaacatattAAGGACGAAAATCTTGGATGTAACTTGTTATGGTACAACAACACAATTCCAATTTcatg ATCTTGTTGCGTATCAAGTTACGCGATTCAAAACTACAAGATTAATCTCGCATAAAGTAGAAAAAATTGATTATTGCTCTAGTACGGGTAGGATGGAAGTTTACGTTACatttagaataaagaatattccCAAACTTGTTATAGAGAACGCGAGGTTTTCGTTACGTATTTTGAAATATCCAGACTTCTGGGTTT TGCCGACTCAATGGCGAGCCTCTAGGGAAATAACGATAAATATCCGCGATCACCCGAACGACTGGTATATGAATTGTCCAGATGCAAAGTTGAATGCGACTACCGAAGAAGAGATAGCATATGACAAAGAAAAATGCTGGTTTAATTTCAGTTGCTCCTCTTCATCGTTACAAGACAGACATCGTATTGTACTATACGGCATAGCAGGTCATCTAGCG GTAAAAGCTCAGCCAGGCACAGCGATTACGGTTCCACCTTATCCAATGATAACGCCAACGTCAGCAGCGACAACGACTACAACTACGACAACTACGACTACGACAACAACGACTACGACTACGACTACAACTACAACTACGACAACGACAACGACGACTACGACGACGACTACCACGACAACGACAACTCCACGCCCAACGACAACAACAACTGCAAACGCTTCAACAACAGACCCCAACAACGACGATGACAACAGTACTTCCCCTGATGAACAGGAACGTAAAAACGATAAAAGTAAAAGGAGAACTTTTATTATTGTAACGATCTTATCGTTCTTTTTTggatttttcttcttcttttttgtatataaaattataagaatttttatttaa